Genomic DNA from Spiroplasma alleghenense:
TCAAGATTTGGTATTTTCTTCGACATTTAATTTTTCTCCAATTCTATTCTTTATTAACAATACTAAATGAGGCAACCTCATTAACTTTGTCGTTTTCTACTGTTTCTAATAAATTGTATGTTACTATGACAAATCGATGTTTACCGATATCATCAAAATTTTGAGCCTCAACAACTTTGTTTTGATTATTTAAGACTTTTATCTCATAACCCTCTTTACCATTTTCTGGTTTAGGCGCTAAAGAATTATTATCTAATTGTTCGATTAAAGCTTTAATTAATAAACTAGTGGTTTTATATTCACTTGGTTCAATATTTTCAAAGGCTTTAGTTAAATTATCCCCAGTTATTTTCTTGGAATAATCAACAGTATTACAAGCAACAACTAAACTAGTAGTTGACATAATTGCCAAGGACCCTAATAGTGCTAAGATTTTCTTCATTTATCCTCCTATGCAATCGTTTGCATAAATATCTATAAAAATACGGCTATCACTAACCAAAACTATTATAACAAATTTTTCTTATTTTAACTTGAAATTAGCAAAAAAATGGAAATTATCAGTTTATTAAAAATGGAGTATAATAATTTCAAGAGGTATGGGTATGAAAAAACTAACAATTGTTGATATTGCTAAAATGGCTGGTGTTAATCCTTCAACGGTTTCGCGAGTTTTAAATAATGATGATAGAATTTCACAAGAAACTAAATTTAAAGTAAATCAAATCATTGAACAAACCGGATTTGAGAAAAATAAAATTGCTTCAGCACTAAGATCCAGTAACTCAAAAAATATTGGTATTATCATTCCAAACCTAAAGAACCCCTTTTATAATCAACTTTTGTCTTCAATGCATCAAACCGTAGCGAAACTAGGCTATCAAGATTTAATTTTAGATTTTATGCACGATAAAAATTATTTGACCAATATGGTCAGTTGATTAAAAAATAATAAAATTGATGGGTTAGTTTTTACTTCAGAACAAATTAATAGCGAACTTGAAGCAATGCTTGTAAAACTAAATATCCCGATTATGCTAGTGGCCACATCCCATAATCAAATATTTAGTCACGCCATAATTGATAACTTTAGTGCCATGAAAGAAATTACCCAAGCAATGCTTGATTCTGGTAAGAATAATTTAGCAATGGTAAGTTTTAAAAGAACCGACATAATCGCAGGACTAAATCGCCAAGATGGATACATCAAAGCTAATGAGAACAATAATTTTACTGATAACATCAAAAGAATTGTTGAGATTAGTCATAGTAGTTTTGACAACGGTTATCAAGCTGCAAAACAAATTATAGAAAGCGATAAAAATATAAATGGGATAGTTTGTGGTTCAGACTTATTAGCAGTTGGGGTTATTAATTATATCTTGGACCAAAATCTAAGAATTCCTGAAGATATTGCTGTTAGTGGTTTTGATAACTTAGATTTTAGTCGTTACTGTCGTCCAAAAATCTCCACAATTGATCAAAACCTGGAATATCTTGGCAGAATTGCCATTCAAAACTTAATTAATGAAATAAAAACTGGCGAAAAAACCTTCACCAGTGTTGAATATAAATTAATATCAAGGGAGTCTATTTAAATATTAAATAGACTCTTTTATTATTTTTTAGTAACTACTTTTTCTTCGATAGTATTTTCTATTTTGTCTAAATTTTTTTGTATTTCATCTAGGTGCTTTTTACGTTCTAAATCAAATTGTTTGAATTTCTCTTCTCAAATTTTATTAAGTTTTGCCATTTCTATTTTTAACTCTTCTGAACATTTCATTGCCAATCACCTCCGTTTATTAAAAATGGTACTTTTATTTTAAAGCATTATTAATCTTTTAAATAACTTAAATCCAAATTAGCACTTTATAAAAAGATTTGTTATAAAAAACTATATTTTTTCAAAATACTATATAATATAAATAAAAGAGGTATCAAAATGGAAAAACATACAACTATTTCAAGGGCTGTATTTCGGGGAGTAACACATAACTCTTGAAAGTTATTTATTATCATAAATTTTTTCATTTTTTTTATGTTGTTTACTCCTAGTTTAGACTTGAATGGGACTT
This window encodes:
- a CDS encoding LacI family DNA-binding transcriptional regulator, whose protein sequence is MKKLTIVDIAKMAGVNPSTVSRVLNNDDRISQETKFKVNQIIEQTGFEKNKIASALRSSNSKNIGIIIPNLKNPFYNQLLSSMHQTVAKLGYQDLILDFMHDKNYLTNMVSWLKNNKIDGLVFTSEQINSELEAMLVKLNIPIMLVATSHNQIFSHAIIDNFSAMKEITQAMLDSGKNNLAMVSFKRTDIIAGLNRQDGYIKANENNNFTDNIKRIVEISHSSFDNGYQAAKQIIESDKNINGIVCGSDLLAVGVINYILDQNLRIPEDIAVSGFDNLDFSRYCRPKISTIDQNLEYLGRIAIQNLINEIKTGEKTFTSVEYKLISRESI